In Vanessa cardui chromosome 8, ilVanCard2.1, whole genome shotgun sequence, the following are encoded in one genomic region:
- the LOC124532112 gene encoding lysozyme-like, translating into MKCLLALFAVAVIVLQCEGKRFTRCELVHQLRDHGFPEGKLRDWVCLVENESSRTTSKIGKVNKNGSRDYGLFQINDKYWCSNTSTPGKDCNVTCSDLLVDDITKAATCAKKIFKRHGFNAWYGWKNHCQGSLPDISSC; encoded by the exons ATGAAGTGTTTACTTGCATTATTCGCTGTAGCGGTAATAGTTTTGCAATGCGAAGGCAAAAGATTCACGAGATGTGAACTGGTTCATCAATTAAGAGACCACGGTTTTCCAGAGGGCAAATTACGTGATT GGGTTTGCCTTGTAGAGAACGAGAGCTCTCGTACAACTAGCAAGATTGGTAAAGTGAACAAGAACGGATCAAGGGACTATGGACTGTTCCAGATCAATGACAAGTACTGGTGCAGCAACACCAGCACTCCCGGAAAGGATTGCAACGTCACATGCTCAG atctTCTGGTAGACGACATAACGAAAGCAGCTACTTGCGCTAAGAAAATTTTCAAACGTCACGGTTTCAACGCTTGGTACGGCTGGAAGAACCACTGCCAAGGCAGTTTGCCTGACATTAGCTCCTGCTAG